The genome window CTCATCGGAAAACGATGAACCAAATCAGGAGGGGAATGAATCTGAAACAATCGCTTTTCCCTGATTTTCAATGGAAAATGTCGGGAATGGAGTTTTGACCTGTGAAAAATGGGGTGACGCCAGCCTTCCTTCTTGTTGCTTGTCTTGTTTCAATTGCGTACAACGTTTCGGGCGTGTATGACGTTCGGCGAATGCCGAATGTGCCGAATGCCAAGGGCGACAGCCCGCAGCATATACGCCCTGTTATATGTCGTTCTGAGTTGATCCAAACCAACTATTCCTCAATAAAATAATCCGTATCAACGTTATATATTCTGTAGCTTTGCTTTAATGATACACCTAATTCATTCTCTATCATGTAGTTGGCCAATTTATTACCATCTATGAGAATTACTGATACATCAAGATTATCTGCGTATTCCAGTGCTTCTCGTGAGAAAGAAGACATGGTAATAAAAATGCCCTTTTTTGCGCGTTTTCCCTGTAGAGCTCCTACAAATTTCTGTATTTCTGGTCTACCAACACAGTTTCCCCATTTTTTAGCCTGAATATATATTTTATCCAAACCGAGCTTATCTTCTTTGATTATTCCATCTATTCCTTCATCAGATCCCTTTGGAGTAACCTCTCCATTTGCCATTTCTGACCCGCCGTACCCCATTTTTATTAGCAGATCTAGAACAAGTTTTTCAAAGAAATAGGGAGAACAATCTCTGATCTGATTTAGCAGTTGAGAGGATAATTCATTCCTTATTTGCTTGTATCCAATTTCAATCAATTCATCAGGAGTTTTTTCAACAATTTGATTAGTATCATCCAGTTCTGTATCTTTCTCCGGATTACGATTCTTTGAAAAGCTATCAAACTGTTTGAGAAACACAATTGTTATCTTTTCTGGAGGTTTTTCTAAAACCTTTTTGCCTTCCTCTGTAATTGCATATACCGCACGTGCCGGAGATGAAATCAAATCTGCCATTTTTAGATATGCAATTGCCCAAGCTACACGATTATAATAAAGTGGTTGTTTCCCCGATGGTATTTTTTCGTTCTGCTCATCTTCAGAGATATTGAAATGAGAAACCATTTCTTCACGTAATTCTTTTGATGTTTTTTCTTTCCCATCCTGGAACGTCTTCAAGAGAGGAAGCATTATTGTTTGGAAATCTGGAATCATCTTTTTCTCCTATCTCTCAACCAAGAATGACATAAAACTACTCGCTATCACTACTCGGTAGTGATATTTTCACTTTGGGTGAATGTTGGAAAGTTAGACAATAACTGCTCGTGGAAGATGGTAT of Candidatus Aminicenantes bacterium contains these proteins:
- a CDS encoding restriction endonuclease gives rise to the protein MLPLLKTFQDGKEKTSKELREEMVSHFNISEDEQNEKIPSGKQPLYYNRVAWAIAYLKMADLISSPARAVYAITEEGKKVLEKPPEKITIVFLKQFDSFSKNRNPEKDTELDDTNQIVEKTPDELIEIGYKQIRNELSSQLLNQIRDCSPYFFEKLVLDLLIKMGYGGSEMANGEVTPKGSDEGIDGIIKEDKLGLDKIYIQAKKWGNCVGRPEIQKFVGALQGKRAKKGIFITMSSFSREALEYADNLDVSVILIDGNKLANYMIENELGVSLKQSYRIYNVDTDYFIEE